One segment of Proteus appendicitidis DNA contains the following:
- a CDS encoding glycosyltransferase family 39 protein, translated as MTLASAQLRKPVYWWVIGYATLWILVSYFFDPTVPYDAVEAVNWGINGGWGSPKNPWFVGFIMTPAIYGGIDFSFYWYFIHFIVIAIGLLGVWNLAYKLTQNTHLAWFAMLGLNLSGVINFDIIPYNDNYILVGCWAWAFYFFLCAINDNQKYWIAFAITMGIATMGKYSSLAFIGSVFVSSLFVPKVRASYRSPYFYLALAIWFAFVIPNFIWLWQTDFAAFKWVDSQIENRFNLRTTRAALTVFYPVILMWGILRFYGGRVSWSASKDSQLLNFIFLFPLTIIFIWFSFHEGGRISEWLQPFMSIATALFVGSISVMPKRSLRGALYGLGVFGMLVVSGYTVVQAANVRNAGQKFIGVKTFVQDVEQAWHQHYHTPLAYVGGEYMHEWVTFYGKDRPLSSQPWVLAENVQPPNIYNRHITLQQLEEKGVVLVSEVGYYCEKAHFDEGLKHWPSLKIAGTQEIMFRAEPDAITEPVCIAFVAPKTHKEK; from the coding sequence ATGACATTAGCATCTGCACAATTACGTAAACCAGTATATTGGTGGGTTATTGGTTATGCGACTCTTTGGATCTTAGTGAGTTATTTTTTTGACCCTACAGTGCCTTATGATGCCGTTGAGGCTGTCAATTGGGGCATTAACGGAGGGTGGGGTTCCCCCAAAAATCCTTGGTTTGTGGGTTTTATAATGACACCCGCTATTTATGGCGGTATCGATTTTAGCTTTTATTGGTATTTTATCCACTTTATTGTCATTGCTATTGGGCTATTAGGTGTTTGGAACTTAGCCTACAAGTTGACACAAAATACTCACCTAGCTTGGTTTGCTATGTTGGGGCTTAATTTATCGGGTGTGATCAACTTTGATATTATCCCTTATAACGATAACTATATTCTAGTGGGTTGTTGGGCATGGGCGTTCTATTTTTTCCTTTGTGCCATTAATGACAATCAAAAATATTGGATTGCCTTCGCGATCACGATGGGTATTGCCACAATGGGGAAATATTCATCATTAGCTTTTATTGGTTCTGTGTTTGTATCAAGCCTTTTTGTTCCTAAAGTTCGAGCAAGTTATCGCTCTCCTTATTTCTATTTAGCATTGGCTATTTGGTTTGCTTTTGTTATTCCCAATTTTATTTGGTTATGGCAAACCGATTTTGCGGCGTTTAAATGGGTCGATTCTCAAATTGAAAACCGTTTTAATTTACGTACAACTCGCGCTGCACTGACTGTTTTTTACCCAGTGATTTTAATGTGGGGAATTTTACGTTTTTATGGTGGGCGTGTTAGTTGGTCTGCTTCTAAAGATAGCCAATTACTCAATTTTATTTTTTTGTTTCCATTAACGATTATTTTTATTTGGTTTAGTTTTCATGAAGGGGGGCGTATCAGCGAGTGGTTACAACCCTTTATGTCGATTGCGACTGCGCTTTTTGTGGGTTCAATTAGTGTAATGCCTAAACGTTCATTACGTGGAGCACTGTATGGTTTAGGTGTTTTCGGTATGTTGGTTGTTTCTGGTTATACTGTCGTTCAAGCCGCTAATGTGCGTAATGCAGGGCAAAAATTTATTGGCGTAAAAACCTTTGTGCAAGATGTTGAACAAGCTTGGCATCAGCATTATCACACGCCACTTGCGTATGTGGGCGGTGAATATATGCATGAGTGGGTGACTTTTTATGGCAAAGATAGACCATTATCTTCACAGCCTTGGGTGTTAGCAGAGAATGTGCAACCACCTAATATTTATAATCGACATATTACACTTCAACAATTAGAAGAAAAAGGTGTCGTATTGGTAAGTGAAGTGGGCTATTACTGTGAAAAAGCACATTTTGATGAAGGATTAAAGCACTGGCCGAGTTTAAAAATCGCTGGTACTCAAGAGATAATGTTTCGTGCTGAACCAGATGCCATTACCGAGCCTGTTTGTATTGCTTTTGTGGCACCAAAAACACATAAGGAAAAGTAG
- the yihI gene encoding Der GTPase-activating protein YihI has protein sequence MNMIKRKPAAKARKKSREELNAEGRERKRQKKHRGNPAGNRQQEAENKQQANNTAPKDPRIGSKKPIPLIVGDAPKVVKKKPAPVKAEPVRLTPEQELDLLENDARLDELLSRLENGEKLNAEEQAYTEKTLDRIDELMVELGIEFEDDDDEEKTEDIMQLLKGK, from the coding sequence ATGAATATGATTAAAAGAAAGCCCGCAGCTAAAGCACGTAAGAAATCGCGTGAAGAGCTGAACGCGGAAGGACGTGAACGTAAACGTCAAAAGAAACACCGTGGCAATCCTGCTGGTAACCGTCAGCAGGAAGCGGAAAATAAACAGCAAGCGAACAATACAGCGCCGAAAGATCCACGTATTGGTAGCAAAAAACCGATCCCTCTGATTGTGGGCGATGCACCAAAAGTTGTGAAGAAAAAACCTGCGCCAGTTAAAGCAGAGCCTGTTCGTTTAACGCCTGAGCAAGAGTTAGACCTATTAGAAAACGATGCACGTCTAGATGAACTACTGTCTCGTCTTGAAAACGGTGAAAAACTCAATGCAGAAGAACAAGCTTATACTGAGAAAACCCTTGATCGCATTGACGAATTAATGGTTGAGCTAGGTATTGAGTTTGAAGATGATGACGATGAAGAAAAAACTGAAGACATCATGCAATTACTAAAAGGTAAATAA
- a CDS encoding DUF4026 domain-containing protein, with amino-acid sequence MDNKQQYLDIAAGQGEKVPSRIVAFPAQPLNYALIEQRLEEQTDYTDGEINYLSENIDDGFFYRCQHGDDELHFFVCLYPCDEDYEIRPMYSTDELTPQQLAHANATTQDLLLETLFTETLHPLASYRHQLNFLNIIAPEMVLALDESAAGKALTPEWIRFQLETPDLYPEVESLYVIHAVYDTENDPPTMFWFHTHGLARCGLTEVDLVIPSMLESYYGIPDLFRCFVNNSINHRQIEFGEPMLCGQTSSGLEYLVALPFEEGIRHINQSTPLDSLRPLEEMRYDTEGAPNGVFLGDLADRDEYHQHPSSMLFRTNEENPVLETFFKGYEEQQAMMLLRSNEETYEMSEKAKRRWEYFVSMFDNYNQPPVEKKSGFLSKLLGKDKPEETENPWQFMIKFGIPYGEEEEEEKELEHMWFVPQSRDGDTIYAKLLNVPFYVEDMQEGEIYPINTALITDWVVSYEDNSYTPNNIYQLFSHQQTH; translated from the coding sequence ATGGATAACAAACAGCAGTACTTAGATATCGCAGCCGGGCAAGGAGAAAAAGTGCCCTCTCGTATAGTGGCCTTCCCTGCACAGCCACTAAACTATGCGCTTATTGAACAACGCCTAGAAGAACAGACCGATTACACTGATGGTGAAATCAATTATCTAAGTGAAAATATTGACGACGGTTTTTTCTATCGTTGCCAGCATGGTGATGACGAGTTACATTTTTTTGTCTGCCTTTATCCTTGTGATGAAGATTACGAAATACGTCCAATGTATTCGACTGATGAACTCACACCACAACAACTCGCACATGCGAATGCGACAACGCAAGATTTATTATTAGAAACACTTTTTACTGAAACCTTACATCCTTTAGCAAGCTATCGCCATCAACTGAATTTTCTTAATATCATCGCACCTGAAATGGTCTTAGCATTAGATGAATCAGCGGCAGGTAAAGCATTAACACCTGAGTGGATACGCTTTCAATTAGAAACGCCCGACCTCTATCCTGAAGTAGAAAGCTTATATGTTATTCATGCTGTCTATGACACAGAAAATGATCCACCCACGATGTTTTGGTTCCATACGCATGGATTAGCGCGTTGCGGCTTAACAGAAGTCGATTTAGTTATTCCAAGTATGCTTGAATCTTACTATGGTATTCCTGATCTCTTCCGCTGCTTTGTTAACAACAGTATTAATCATCGCCAAATTGAATTTGGTGAACCGATGCTGTGTGGTCAAACATCATCAGGTTTGGAGTATCTTGTCGCATTACCTTTTGAAGAAGGTATTCGTCATATTAATCAATCAACGCCTCTTGATAGCCTTAGACCTTTAGAAGAGATGCGTTATGACACTGAAGGCGCACCAAATGGCGTTTTCTTGGGTGATTTGGCTGATCGTGATGAATATCATCAACATCCTTCTTCTATGCTATTTAGAACCAATGAAGAAAACCCTGTTTTAGAAACCTTCTTTAAAGGTTATGAAGAGCAACAAGCGATGATGCTACTGCGTAGCAATGAAGAAACCTATGAGATGTCTGAAAAAGCCAAGCGACGCTGGGAATACTTCGTTTCTATGTTTGATAACTACAATCAACCGCCTGTTGAGAAAAAAAGTGGTTTTCTATCCAAATTATTAGGAAAAGACAAACCCGAAGAGACTGAAAACCCGTGGCAATTTATGATCAAGTTCGGCATTCCTTATGGTGAAGAGGAAGAGGAAGAAAAAGAGCTAGAGCATATGTGGTTTGTGCCGCAGTCTCGTGATGGAGATACCATTTATGCAAAATTACTCAACGTGCCATTTTATGTTGAGGATATGCAAGAAGGTGAAATCTATCCTATCAACACCGCATTAATAACTGATTGGGTCGTTTCATACGAAGATAATAGTTATACCCCTAACAATATTTACCAACTTTTTAGCCACCAGCAAACCCACTAA
- the feoA gene encoding ferrous iron transporter A, with amino-acid sequence MSLIPNHSYKILSYSPQISPAYRQKLLSLGMLPGAVFNVIRIAPLGDPIQIETHRVSLILRKKDLALINLSEVVHNEK; translated from the coding sequence ATGTCTCTGATCCCAAATCACAGTTATAAAATCTTGAGCTACTCACCTCAGATTAGCCCTGCATACAGACAGAAATTATTATCTTTAGGTATGTTACCTGGCGCTGTGTTTAACGTTATTCGTATCGCACCACTGGGTGATCCTATTCAAATAGAAACGCACCGAGTATCCCTAATTTTGAGAAAAAAAGATCTCGCACTCATTAATCTTAGCGAAGTGGTTCATAACGAAAAATAA
- the feoB gene encoding Fe(2+) transporter permease subunit FeoB, with protein MTPLTIGLIGNPNAGKTTLFNQLTGSRQRVGNWAGVTVERKVGRFTTANHKIELVDLPGTYSLTTISEQTSLDEQIACHFILSNEADMLINVVDASNLERNLYLTLQLLELGIPCIVALNMLDIAEHQDMQIDIKALSKQLGCPVIPMVSTKASGIDKLKEAIDTFPAEKKKPQELLTSYPIWLLNEVEALAEKINHDEFNLQQRRWMALQCLEGDIYTHQRAQITSDDIKTIRQRIQDEHNNEPELVIADARYQNIERICHAVINMEAIKPNILTQNIDKVILNRWLGVPIFLFVMYLMFVLAINIGGALQPAFEGGSEAIFIHGIQWIGATFNFPEWLTIFLAQGIGGGINTVLPLVPQIGMMYLFLSILEDSGYMARAAFVMDRLMQALGLPGKSFVPLIVGFGCNVPSIMGARTLDAPRERLITVLMAPFMSCGARLAIFAVFAAAFFGKNGASVVFSLYLLGIVVAILTGLLLKHTIMRGEASPFVMELPVYHVPHLKTLLMQTWQRLKGFVVRAGKVIIIASMFIGALNSFTFSGKPADNINDSALASVSKVITPLLQPIGVHSDNWQATVGLVTGAMAKEVVVGTLNTLYTAESIVNEPFDPEEFDLWGEIGDAFGETWDSLKETFTLAALSNPIEASKGDGEMDTGTMGTMGAKFGSGVAAYSYLIFVLLYVPCVSVMGAIARETSRGWMTFSILWGLNIAYSLAALFYQVATFSEHPQSSGITIAAVVIFNLILFILLRNARSRLTINLSNKPSLSKQCCSKGSCH; from the coding sequence ATGACTCCTCTCACTATAGGTCTTATCGGCAATCCTAATGCTGGTAAAACAACACTCTTTAATCAGTTAACAGGCTCTCGCCAACGTGTGGGTAACTGGGCGGGTGTAACGGTCGAACGCAAAGTTGGTCGTTTCACAACTGCAAATCATAAAATTGAGCTGGTCGATTTGCCCGGCACTTACTCTTTAACGACAATCTCAGAACAAACATCGCTTGATGAACAAATTGCCTGCCATTTTATTTTAAGTAATGAAGCAGACATGCTGATTAACGTGGTTGATGCATCAAATCTTGAGCGTAACCTCTATTTGACATTGCAACTACTAGAGCTTGGTATTCCGTGTATCGTGGCATTAAACATGCTCGACATTGCAGAACACCAAGATATGCAAATTGATATCAAGGCACTTTCAAAGCAACTGGGTTGCCCTGTTATTCCAATGGTTTCAACCAAAGCATCGGGAATTGATAAGCTCAAAGAAGCCATTGATACCTTCCCTGCTGAAAAGAAAAAACCACAAGAATTACTGACATCTTATCCGATATGGTTACTTAATGAAGTCGAGGCACTTGCTGAAAAAATTAATCACGATGAGTTTAATTTACAGCAACGTCGTTGGATGGCATTACAGTGCTTAGAGGGTGATATCTATACTCACCAACGTGCTCAAATCACTAGTGACGATATCAAAACCATTCGCCAACGAATTCAAGACGAACATAACAATGAACCCGAATTAGTCATTGCTGATGCCCGTTATCAAAATATTGAGCGCATCTGCCATGCCGTGATTAATATGGAAGCCATTAAGCCTAATATCCTGACGCAAAATATCGATAAAGTGATATTAAACCGTTGGTTAGGTGTTCCTATCTTCCTGTTTGTTATGTACTTAATGTTTGTGCTCGCAATTAACATTGGTGGTGCTTTACAGCCTGCTTTTGAAGGTGGCTCTGAAGCTATCTTTATCCATGGTATTCAATGGATTGGTGCAACCTTTAACTTCCCTGAATGGCTGACCATTTTCCTTGCTCAAGGTATCGGTGGCGGTATTAATACGGTACTTCCATTAGTGCCACAAATCGGAATGATGTACCTGTTCTTATCTATTCTTGAAGACTCAGGTTATATGGCACGAGCTGCATTTGTAATGGACAGATTGATGCAGGCTCTGGGTTTACCGGGTAAATCATTCGTACCACTGATTGTCGGTTTTGGTTGTAACGTACCTTCCATTATGGGTGCGCGTACACTGGATGCACCAAGAGAACGCCTGATCACCGTATTGATGGCACCGTTTATGTCTTGTGGTGCACGTTTAGCTATCTTTGCTGTATTTGCTGCTGCTTTCTTTGGTAAAAATGGCGCAAGTGTTGTTTTCTCACTTTATCTTCTGGGTATTGTAGTTGCTATCCTCACAGGCTTACTGCTAAAACACACCATTATGCGTGGCGAAGCCTCACCTTTCGTGATGGAGCTGCCAGTTTATCACGTTCCTCACCTAAAAACGTTGCTCATGCAAACATGGCAACGTCTAAAAGGCTTCGTGGTACGTGCAGGTAAAGTCATTATTATTGCCAGTATGTTTATTGGTGCGCTAAACAGCTTTACCTTCTCAGGTAAACCTGCGGATAACATCAATGATTCTGCATTAGCGTCTGTCAGTAAAGTGATCACACCATTACTGCAACCTATTGGTGTTCATAGTGATAACTGGCAAGCAACAGTTGGTTTAGTCACTGGTGCAATGGCGAAAGAAGTGGTAGTGGGAACATTAAATACCCTCTATACCGCAGAAAGCATTGTTAATGAGCCATTTGATCCTGAAGAATTCGACCTGTGGGGCGAAATTGGTGATGCCTTTGGTGAAACATGGGATAGCTTAAAAGAAACCTTCACTCTCGCTGCGCTTTCTAATCCAATTGAAGCAAGCAAAGGTGATGGTGAAATGGATACCGGCACCATGGGCACCATGGGCGCTAAATTTGGCTCAGGCGTTGCGGCATACAGCTACTTAATCTTTGTTTTACTGTATGTACCTTGCGTTTCAGTAATGGGTGCTATCGCCCGTGAAACAAGCCGTGGTTGGATGACTTTCTCTATCCTTTGGGGATTAAATATTGCTTACTCATTGGCAGCCCTGTTCTATCAAGTGGCAACCTTTAGTGAACATCCACAAAGCAGCGGTATAACGATTGCAGCGGTGGTTATCTTCAACTTAATTTTATTTATCTTGTTGCGTAATGCGCGTAGTCGCCTAACAATTAACTTAAGCAATAAACCTTCATTATCAAAACAATGTTGTTCAAAAGGTAGTTGTCACTAA
- a CDS encoding FeoC-like transcriptional regulator produces MASLIEVRDCIALNGRADARLISHQLNMPEPLVQAMLERLTLMGKLEEVDVEDCLTGSCKSCPEATACQTKLYQLR; encoded by the coding sequence ATGGCAAGTCTGATAGAAGTACGTGATTGTATCGCCCTTAATGGTCGAGCCGATGCCCGTCTTATCAGCCATCAACTCAATATGCCTGAACCTTTGGTGCAAGCAATGTTAGAGCGGCTCACATTGATGGGTAAGCTTGAAGAGGTGGATGTAGAAGATTGTCTCACAGGCAGTTGTAAAAGTTGCCCTGAAGCCACCGCATGCCAAACAAAGCTTTATCAATTACGTTAA
- a CDS encoding OsmC family protein, translating to MPITEFSSIVTSGDQGGLQMQCASRQFQFLLDEPPSLGGQDSAMNPVEALLGTLGACKGIVAKSFSRMHDIKLENIRIEVRGELDTDGFMGKNKQAKIGFSKITTHFFIQADNSEEEIAEFIAFIERTCPVFDTIKNPPICETSYSIENVMA from the coding sequence ATGCCGATAACTGAATTTTCATCGATTGTTACCAGTGGTGATCAAGGTGGGTTACAGATGCAATGTGCCTCACGTCAATTTCAATTTCTCCTTGATGAACCTCCATCATTAGGTGGACAAGACAGTGCAATGAACCCCGTTGAAGCACTATTAGGTACACTAGGGGCGTGTAAGGGCATTGTTGCAAAAAGCTTTTCGCGTATGCACGATATCAAGCTTGAAAATATTCGTATTGAAGTCAGAGGAGAATTAGATACCGATGGTTTTATGGGGAAAAATAAACAAGCCAAAATAGGTTTTAGTAAAATTACCACTCATTTCTTTATTCAGGCAGACAATAGCGAAGAAGAAATTGCTGAATTTATCGCCTTTATTGAGCGAACTTGTCCTGTCTTTGACACAATCAAAAATCCACCGATTTGTGAAACTTCATACAGTATTGAAAATGTAATGGCGTAA
- the bioH gene encoding pimeloyl-ACP methyl ester esterase BioH, producing MNKLYWQTIGEGKTDLVLLHGWGLNAQVWQSLIPRLSSHFTLHLVDLPGYGRSQGFPALTLKEMAEIVFANAPENAIWLGWSLGGLVASRVVLDNPNHVQALISVASSPCFGAHNDWPGIKPEVLKGFEQQLNENFHRTVERFLALQTLGTKSAREDMKALKSMVLEQPLPTVEVLNGGLEILRTEDLREELKALRCPFIRFYGYLDGVVPRKVAGLLDAIYPQSPSVIFRNAAHAPFISHPDEFTQALINACSLK from the coding sequence ATGAATAAATTGTATTGGCAGACAATCGGTGAAGGAAAAACAGATCTTGTGCTATTACATGGGTGGGGGTTGAATGCACAGGTTTGGCAATCATTAATACCTCGATTAAGCTCGCATTTTACATTGCATCTTGTTGATTTACCGGGCTATGGTCGTAGCCAAGGTTTTCCTGCTCTGACATTAAAAGAGATGGCAGAAATTGTTTTTGCCAACGCCCCTGAAAATGCAATTTGGTTAGGTTGGTCTTTAGGTGGATTAGTGGCGAGCCGTGTGGTGTTAGATAATCCCAATCATGTACAAGCCTTGATTTCGGTGGCATCTTCGCCTTGCTTTGGCGCTCATAATGATTGGCCGGGTATCAAACCTGAGGTTTTAAAAGGCTTTGAGCAGCAATTAAATGAGAATTTTCATCGCACCGTTGAACGCTTTTTAGCGCTACAAACATTAGGTACAAAAAGCGCCCGTGAAGATATGAAAGCATTAAAATCAATGGTATTAGAACAACCACTACCTACTGTTGAAGTGCTTAATGGTGGATTAGAAATTTTGAGAACGGAAGATTTACGAGAAGAATTGAAAGCGTTGCGTTGTCCTTTTATTCGTTTTTATGGTTATTTAGATGGCGTAGTGCCACGAAAAGTAGCTGGATTATTAGATGCTATTTATCCTCAATCACCTTCTGTTATTTTCCGTAATGCCGCGCATGCTCCGTTTATTTCGCATCCCGATGAATTTACGCAAGCGTTAATTAATGCTTGTTCTCTTAAGTAA
- the gntX gene encoding DNA utilization protein GntX: MWITIAGYCWLCRQPLHYDTKGICSSCIRYLPKQHHRCPCCLYPSSHSMMLCGRCLQSPPPWKQMLTVTDYQPPLNKLLHLYKYQPRPQIALCLARLFLLRWLAHRRENLVQKPDRIISVPSHRHRRWSRGFEQVEAIAKPLARWLNCAYQPDTLIRTRATLVQTHLNAKQRQQNLKNAFVLNNTVSVSGKNLALIDDVITTGATLKSIIPLLFRAGARSVEVWAICRTL; the protein is encoded by the coding sequence ATGTGGATAACAATAGCAGGATATTGTTGGTTATGTCGTCAACCCTTACATTATGATACTAAAGGTATTTGCTCGAGTTGTATTCGCTATTTACCTAAACAGCATCATCGTTGCCCATGCTGTTTATATCCCTCATCCCACTCTATGATGCTATGTGGACGCTGCTTACAATCGCCTCCACCATGGAAACAGATGTTGACAGTCACTGACTATCAACCACCATTAAATAAATTATTACACCTTTATAAATACCAACCTCGCCCTCAAATAGCGTTATGTCTTGCACGACTTTTTCTCTTGCGATGGCTTGCACATCGACGAGAAAATTTGGTGCAGAAACCTGACAGAATTATTAGCGTTCCTTCACATCGTCATCGCCGTTGGTCTAGAGGCTTTGAGCAAGTAGAAGCTATCGCTAAGCCTTTGGCAAGGTGGCTAAATTGTGCTTATCAACCTGATACCCTGATAAGAACTCGTGCTACACTGGTGCAAACGCATCTTAATGCCAAGCAAAGGCAACAAAATTTAAAGAATGCATTTGTATTAAATAACACAGTGTCGGTATCAGGGAAAAATCTGGCACTAATTGATGATGTTATCACTACAGGTGCGACATTAAAGAGCATTATACCCTTGTTATTTCGTGCGGGAGCACGCTCTGTTGAGGTATGGGCGATTTGTCGAACCTTGTAG
- the nfuA gene encoding Fe-S biogenesis protein NfuA — MIIITDAAQAHFAKLLANQEPNTQIRVFVINPGTPNAECGVSYCPPDAVEPNDTEIKFEKLSAYVDDISAPFLEDAEIDFVTDQLGSQLTLKAPNAKMRKVDADAPLIERVEYVLQSQINPQLAGHGGRVSLMEITEDGYAILQFGGGCNGCSMIDVTLKDGIEKELLNLFPEELKGVKDLTEHQRGEHSYY, encoded by the coding sequence ATGATTATTATTACTGATGCCGCACAGGCGCATTTTGCCAAACTACTGGCTAACCAAGAACCCAACACCCAAATCCGTGTATTTGTTATCAATCCGGGTACACCTAATGCTGAATGTGGCGTTTCGTATTGCCCACCTGATGCCGTAGAGCCAAACGATACTGAAATTAAGTTCGAAAAACTTTCTGCGTATGTTGATGACATCAGCGCGCCTTTCTTAGAAGATGCGGAAATTGACTTTGTCACTGACCAACTTGGCTCACAATTAACCCTGAAAGCACCTAACGCAAAAATGCGTAAAGTCGATGCTGATGCACCGTTAATTGAACGCGTAGAATACGTACTACAATCACAAATTAACCCACAATTAGCGGGCCATGGTGGTCGCGTTAGCCTCATGGAAATCACTGAAGATGGTTATGCTATCTTACAATTCGGTGGTGGTTGTAACGGTTGTTCAATGATTGATGTCACATTAAAAGATGGTATCGAAAAAGAACTGTTAAACCTGTTCCCAGAAGAGTTAAAAGGTGTGAAAGATTTAACTGAACACCAACGCGGTGAACACTCCTACTACTGA
- the glpE gene encoding thiosulfate sulfurtransferase GlpE: protein MDKFQFLSIEQAYQFWTSQSAILVDVRDPQSYRMGHATGAFHLTNDTLNTFLQNADFDVPVMVMCYHGHSSQGAAQYLVNMGFETVYSVNGGFEAWLREFPQATTSLQ, encoded by the coding sequence ATGGATAAGTTTCAATTTCTCAGCATTGAACAAGCCTATCAATTCTGGACATCTCAATCGGCGATATTAGTTGATGTTAGAGATCCTCAGAGTTATCGCATGGGTCATGCTACCGGCGCATTTCATCTCACCAATGATACGCTAAACACATTTTTACAAAATGCTGATTTTGATGTGCCTGTTATGGTGATGTGTTATCACGGCCATAGCAGCCAAGGCGCAGCTCAATATCTGGTCAATATGGGCTTTGAAACCGTTTATAGTGTTAACGGTGGTTTTGAAGCATGGCTAAGAGAGTTTCCACAAGCGACAACTTCTCTGCAATAA
- the glpG gene encoding rhomboid family intramembrane serine protease GlpG gives MIHIITLSNPQAADLFVNYMATKGVRIHAKNENQQISLWLEDQHQLDVVEKELNTFLREPFHPRYQAASWQTGDPKNTGIKYRPAFSIKNMVQRSGPLTVLVVILCVLIFIWQQAVGDYDVMLHLAWPYNESLNFEVWRYITPAFVHFSLMHIAFNLAMWWYLASQTEQRLGTGKLFVIMLVSALFSNWAQSLFTNSNFGGLSGVVYALIGYVGLTGIYNPKKGIGAPTGLLVFSILWIVAGYMGVLGDSIGNTAHFAGLLIGLLMALWDNRHQLSRRS, from the coding sequence ATGATCCACATTATTACGCTTTCTAACCCTCAAGCAGCTGATTTGTTTGTCAATTACATGGCAACAAAAGGCGTGAGAATTCACGCAAAAAATGAAAATCAGCAGATCTCACTTTGGTTAGAAGACCAACATCAGTTGGATGTGGTTGAAAAAGAACTAAATACTTTTTTACGTGAGCCTTTTCACCCACGTTACCAAGCCGCAAGTTGGCAAACTGGTGATCCGAAAAATACTGGTATCAAATATCGCCCCGCTTTTTCAATAAAAAATATGGTGCAACGATCAGGACCATTAACGGTACTGGTAGTCATTTTATGTGTCCTGATTTTTATTTGGCAACAAGCGGTCGGCGATTATGACGTTATGCTCCATCTAGCATGGCCTTATAACGAGAGCCTGAACTTTGAAGTTTGGCGCTATATCACCCCTGCGTTTGTTCACTTCTCACTAATGCATATCGCCTTTAACCTTGCCATGTGGTGGTATCTCGCAAGTCAAACAGAGCAGCGATTAGGCACGGGTAAGTTATTTGTCATCATGCTCGTTTCTGCGCTCTTTAGTAATTGGGCGCAATCACTGTTTACAAACTCCAACTTTGGGGGGCTTTCTGGTGTTGTTTACGCATTAATTGGCTATGTAGGCTTAACCGGAATATATAACCCCAAAAAGGGAATAGGCGCTCCAACAGGCTTACTCGTCTTTTCGATTTTGTGGATTGTTGCGGGTTATATGGGCGTTTTAGGTGACTCTATCGGAAATACTGCACATTTTGCAGGCTTGCTTATCGGCTTATTGATGGCTTTGTGGGATAATCGACATCAATTATCTCGTAGATCATAA